Proteins encoded in a region of the Oscillospiraceae bacterium MB24-C1 genome:
- a CDS encoding DUF364 domain-containing protein, giving the protein MLNNFWELYDTLLHGLPENVTVSQTVSGAFWTLAEADNGGTGLAMTTSGDTFPPMYPGGIKGMPLKDAAKAAKSWNLLEAGFGVAAMNAAYNTLDRMNTLDCEEPYDNYSTEGLNITGKTVGVIGHLKMPSHILRDAKQVYILERHPKEGDYPDSACDLLLPKCDIVIITGSSLVNKTLPHLLELCKNAYTILTGPTVPMCPELLNCGIDRLAGLVVTNRPGIRQHAESSTPGPPFSFGRTFLLKGE; this is encoded by the coding sequence ATGTTGAATAATTTTTGGGAACTTTATGATACCCTGCTTCACGGCCTTCCCGAAAATGTCACGGTATCCCAGACTGTGTCCGGTGCGTTCTGGACGTTGGCAGAGGCTGATAATGGCGGTACCGGCCTTGCCATGACCACATCCGGTGACACCTTTCCCCCGATGTATCCCGGGGGTATCAAAGGAATGCCGCTCAAGGACGCGGCAAAGGCGGCAAAAAGCTGGAACCTTCTCGAAGCTGGCTTCGGGGTCGCCGCGATGAACGCCGCCTATAACACATTAGACCGAATGAATACCCTTGACTGTGAGGAGCCTTACGATAATTATTCCACCGAAGGCCTCAATATAACGGGGAAGACTGTCGGCGTCATCGGCCATCTGAAAATGCCATCGCATATCCTCCGAGATGCGAAACAGGTTTATATTCTTGAGCGCCATCCCAAGGAGGGCGATTATCCAGACTCTGCCTGTGATCTTTTGCTGCCTAAATGCGACATTGTGATTATTACCGGTAGTTCACTGGTAAACAAAACCCTACCGCACCTGTTGGAGCTGTGTAAAAACGCCTACACCATCCTGACGGGGCCGACAGTGCCTATGTGCCCCGAGCTGCTGAACTGTGGAATAGACCGGCTTGCCGGCCTAGTTGTCACAAACCGCCCCGGCATCCGACAGCACGCAGAAAGCAGCACCCCCGGCCCCCCATTTAGCTTTGGCCGGACATTCCTGCTCAAAGGAGAGTGA
- a CDS encoding NTP transferase domain-containing protein, whose amino-acid sequence MKTGAVIVAAGMSSRMGDFKPMLNIGSISIAQRIIATLHQAGVTKIVVVTGYNAEALERHLAKYGVIFLRNENYQTTQMFDSAKIGLGYMRSKCKSVLFTPVDIPLFTASTITQLLESGAHLACPVCEGQQGHPILMSSSVIGKILEDQGENGLQGAILRCGVPLTFIEVNDCGILHDADTPDDYKALLEYHNSQLIRPEVQLSLAKEKPFFDKKIAMLLTLVSETSSVRTACQQMQLSYSSGWNIINSVEAQLGYSLVVRKQGGAHGGKSLLTPAGCQLLRLYELFEKEVRDSVSVLYDKYFSDIL is encoded by the coding sequence ATGAAAACCGGCGCCGTTATCGTCGCAGCAGGCATGTCATCCCGCATGGGTGATTTTAAACCCATGCTCAATATAGGCTCTATTTCCATTGCTCAACGGATCATCGCTACACTGCATCAAGCCGGTGTTACCAAAATCGTCGTTGTCACCGGATACAATGCAGAGGCATTAGAACGCCATTTGGCAAAATACGGTGTAATTTTTCTGCGCAACGAAAACTACCAAACTACCCAGATGTTCGATTCGGCAAAAATAGGGCTCGGCTATATGCGAAGCAAATGCAAGTCGGTACTCTTCACGCCGGTGGATATCCCGCTTTTCACTGCAAGCACCATAACACAACTTTTGGAGTCTGGTGCGCATTTGGCCTGTCCTGTCTGCGAAGGGCAACAGGGTCACCCCATTCTCATGTCCTCCTCCGTTATTGGAAAAATACTGGAGGATCAAGGTGAAAATGGCCTGCAGGGCGCAATTTTACGCTGCGGCGTTCCGCTGACATTCATCGAGGTAAACGACTGCGGAATTCTTCATGACGCCGACACACCCGATGACTACAAGGCTCTGCTGGAATACCACAACAGCCAGCTTATCAGACCGGAAGTTCAGCTTTCGCTAGCAAAGGAAAAACCGTTTTTTGATAAAAAGATCGCTATGCTCCTTACGCTTGTAAGTGAGACTTCATCGGTACGTACCGCATGTCAGCAAATGCAGCTTTCTTACAGCTCTGGATGGAACATTATCAATTCAGTGGAGGCCCAGCTGGGCTATTCCCTTGTCGTACGCAAACAAGGCGGAGCTCACGGAGGAAAAAGTTTGCTGACCCCGGCCGGCTGTCAGCTTCTGAGGCTTTATGAGCTTTTTGAGAAAGAGGTCAGAGATAGCGTTAGCGTACTGTACGACAAGTATTTTTCCGACATCTTATAA
- a CDS encoding histidine phosphatase family protein, producing the protein MRKIYLIRHGMPDIPNGTRMCLGRTDLPLGSLGILQATLLGVAFKDTALSGVYCSKLLRSRQTAALIGEAVTELPGLEEMDAGEWDGLTFDEIQAHWPMLYDLRGKDPSVSPPGAEDRKSGQKRFMAAVRRALSETTGDIAVVAHASVMQTLLCAALALPLDKARSIKLPYGSISELSYEDDHFFAHGVGTLPRPVPDATFCKKLLLAAALPDIAAHCEAVAKESSRITQSLSDAGVGLDEDLVFTATMLHDIARLEENHAATGAAWLHALGYPKIAEVVRQHHDLDDVSRIDEAAVVFIADKLVRGTKRVSLRERFEESFSKCTNAEAQKAHDKRYEVAVMTAARINELCGKDVAI; encoded by the coding sequence ATGCGTAAAATTTATTTGATTCGCCATGGAATGCCAGATATTCCGAATGGGACGCGCATGTGTTTGGGCAGAACAGACCTTCCGCTCGGTAGCCTCGGCATACTTCAGGCCACACTGCTTGGCGTAGCCTTTAAGGATACGGCGCTGTCCGGCGTATATTGCAGCAAGCTTCTTCGTAGCCGCCAGACAGCAGCGCTCATCGGCGAAGCGGTTACCGAACTTCCCGGCCTTGAGGAGATGGATGCCGGCGAGTGGGACGGCCTCACGTTTGATGAGATACAGGCGCATTGGCCTATGCTTTATGATCTGCGAGGTAAAGACCCTTCTGTCTCACCACCCGGGGCAGAGGACCGTAAAAGCGGCCAGAAGCGTTTTATGGCAGCTGTCCGCCGCGCGCTGTCAGAGACGACTGGCGACATCGCCGTTGTAGCGCACGCCTCGGTGATGCAGACGCTCCTTTGTGCTGCCCTAGCGCTACCACTGGATAAAGCGCGCAGTATAAAGCTTCCCTATGGCTCAATATCAGAGTTAAGTTATGAAGACGATCATTTCTTTGCTCATGGCGTCGGAACTCTACCCCGCCCTGTTCCTGATGCCACTTTCTGTAAAAAGCTGCTCTTAGCCGCTGCGCTGCCCGATATTGCCGCCCACTGTGAGGCCGTAGCAAAGGAATCTTCACGCATCACCCAGTCCTTAAGCGATGCGGGCGTAGGGCTGGACGAAGATTTAGTTTTTACAGCCACCATGCTTCACGACATCGCCCGCCTTGAAGAAAACCATGCCGCTACGGGTGCGGCTTGGCTCCATGCTCTGGGCTATCCCAAAATTGCAGAGGTCGTCAGACAGCACCACGACCTGGACGATGTTTCGCGGATCGACGAGGCCGCGGTGGTGTTCATCGCGGATAAGCTTGTCCGAGGGACAAAACGGGTATCGCTTCGTGAACGTTTTGAGGAAAGCTTTAGCAAATGTACCAATGCCGAAGCCCAAAAGGCGCATGACAAGCGATATGAGGTAGCCGTTATGACTGCCGCTAGAATAAATGAACTATGTGGAAAGGATGTCGCTATATGA
- a CDS encoding molybdopterin-dependent oxidoreductase, whose translation MVKKTLMINGVERILLVEGTETLASVLRERLLLTGCKIGCGEGHCGACNVIIDGEVRQSCIVKMNKLRDNAEITTIEGIGTIDNMHPLQVAWMAHGCAQCGFCSPGFIMSAKGLLDNNLSPTREEVRNWFNKKRNLCRCTGYKPLVDAVMDAAAVMRGEMTKEDLVFKPNGDSIVGTKYIRPSAAQKVTGTWDFGADDALKMPTDTLRLALVQAEVSHANIKGIDFSEAEKMPGVFKIITHKDVPGKNRINGLVMLPLNNKCDGWDRPILCDEKVFQFGDAIAIVAADTEAHARAAAAAVKVDLEVLPAYMSVPEALAEDAIEIHPGVPNAYYETNCIKGPDFDFDSAPNVVEIESYCSRQPHLHLEPDCGYAYIDEDGMLTVHSKSIGIHLHMPMIADGIGVPMEKLRIVQNHAGGTFGYKFSPTNEAILGVAAMVCQKPVSLVFNQFQNITYTGKRSPGFMNIKLAADEKGKLLGLWGNNYIDHGPYSEFGDLLTHRLSQFVGAGYHIPTIRNKSTTVFTNHAWGSAFRAYGSPQSFMGSEIAIDVLAEKMGMDPFDIRELNCYKESEQSTIPTGYKPDVYCLEEMYKKARPLYEAGKKRVAEKNAASDGRYQYGIGVASGIYGCGLDGVDGSEAWAELNADGTVTMYTSWEDHGQGADMGTLVSAHETLRQAGIKPEDIKLVMNDTKHTPNSGPAGGSRSQVMSGNACRLAAESLLAAMKKDDGTYRTYEEMKAEGIETKVKGNWVATYCAAHPVDQATSQGEPFSVYMYTLFLPEVRVDTQTGKVKVEKFTVVADVGTIMNKLLVDGNFYGGLAQGIGLALTEDFEDLTKHTNLLRCGIPYPNDIPDDIELHYIETYRPEGPYGAAGCGEAPLDAPHPAILNAIYNATGARITRVPAKPEVVLEALKKL comes from the coding sequence ATGGTTAAGAAAACCCTAATGATTAACGGTGTCGAGCGTATATTACTTGTTGAAGGGACTGAGACCCTTGCCTCTGTTCTGCGCGAGCGTCTGCTGCTCACCGGATGCAAGATCGGCTGTGGCGAAGGCCACTGCGGCGCCTGCAATGTCATTATTGACGGTGAGGTTCGGCAGTCCTGTATCGTGAAAATGAACAAACTTAGAGATAATGCCGAAATTACCACCATCGAAGGGATCGGAACTATCGACAACATGCACCCCCTGCAGGTTGCCTGGATGGCTCACGGCTGCGCGCAATGCGGCTTTTGCAGCCCCGGCTTTATTATGAGCGCGAAGGGCCTTCTTGATAATAACCTGAGCCCCACCCGCGAAGAGGTGCGCAATTGGTTTAACAAGAAGCGCAACCTCTGCCGCTGCACGGGCTATAAGCCCTTGGTTGATGCCGTTATGGATGCCGCCGCCGTAATGCGCGGTGAAATGACCAAAGAGGATCTGGTCTTTAAGCCTAATGGAGACAGCATCGTCGGCACCAAGTATATTCGACCTTCCGCAGCACAAAAAGTCACCGGGACATGGGATTTTGGCGCAGATGATGCACTGAAGATGCCAACGGACACCCTGCGTCTGGCGCTTGTGCAGGCAGAGGTATCTCACGCGAACATCAAAGGTATAGACTTCTCCGAAGCCGAGAAGATGCCCGGTGTTTTCAAGATCATCACCCACAAGGATGTTCCCGGCAAAAACCGCATCAACGGATTGGTCATGCTGCCACTTAACAACAAGTGTGATGGCTGGGATCGCCCCATTCTCTGCGACGAAAAGGTTTTCCAGTTCGGTGACGCCATCGCCATTGTTGCGGCCGACACCGAAGCCCACGCCAGGGCCGCTGCGGCAGCCGTCAAGGTCGATCTAGAGGTTCTGCCTGCTTACATGAGCGTACCTGAAGCGCTTGCAGAAGATGCCATCGAAATTCACCCCGGCGTTCCCAATGCTTATTATGAGACCAACTGCATCAAGGGGCCCGACTTTGATTTTGATAGCGCGCCAAACGTGGTGGAGATTGAGAGCTACTGTTCGCGCCAACCGCACCTGCATCTGGAGCCCGACTGCGGTTATGCTTACATCGACGAAGACGGCATGCTGACAGTCCATTCCAAGTCCATCGGCATCCATCTGCACATGCCTATGATTGCGGATGGCATTGGGGTACCCATGGAAAAACTGCGCATTGTTCAGAACCATGCCGGCGGTACCTTTGGATACAAGTTCTCGCCTACCAACGAGGCCATTTTAGGCGTTGCAGCTATGGTCTGTCAGAAACCGGTTTCTCTGGTATTTAACCAGTTCCAGAACATTACATACACCGGTAAGCGTTCGCCTGGCTTTATGAACATTAAGCTGGCGGCGGACGAAAAGGGCAAGTTGCTGGGCTTGTGGGGCAACAACTATATTGACCACGGCCCGTATTCTGAGTTTGGCGACCTGCTGACGCACCGTCTCTCTCAGTTTGTCGGTGCCGGCTACCATATTCCCACCATCCGCAATAAGTCTACCACAGTATTCACTAACCATGCATGGGGCTCTGCCTTCCGCGCCTATGGCTCGCCGCAATCTTTTATGGGTTCCGAGATTGCCATCGACGTACTGGCTGAGAAAATGGGCATGGATCCTTTCGATATCCGTGAGCTCAACTGCTACAAGGAATCTGAACAGTCCACCATCCCCACCGGCTATAAGCCCGATGTTTACTGCCTCGAAGAGATGTACAAGAAGGCCCGCCCGCTGTATGAAGCCGGCAAAAAGCGCGTCGCCGAGAAGAACGCGGCGTCCGACGGCAGATATCAATATGGCATCGGCGTCGCCTCCGGCATCTACGGCTGCGGTCTTGACGGTGTGGACGGTTCCGAAGCATGGGCTGAATTGAATGCCGACGGCACGGTGACCATGTACACCTCCTGGGAGGATCACGGTCAGGGTGCTGACATGGGTACGCTTGTAAGTGCGCATGAAACCCTGCGTCAGGCTGGCATCAAGCCAGAAGACATCAAGCTTGTCATGAACGACACAAAGCATACACCCAACTCCGGTCCCGCTGGCGGTTCTCGCTCTCAGGTCATGAGTGGCAACGCCTGCCGCCTGGCTGCGGAGAGTCTATTGGCTGCCATGAAGAAAGACGATGGCACCTACCGCACCTATGAAGAGATGAAGGCAGAGGGTATCGAGACCAAGGTCAAGGGCAATTGGGTCGCCACATACTGTGCAGCGCATCCTGTTGATCAGGCGACTTCTCAGGGCGAACCGTTCTCCGTGTACATGTACACGCTGTTTCTGCCTGAAGTTCGTGTCGACACCCAGACCGGCAAGGTCAAGGTGGAGAAGTTTACCGTTGTTGCCGACGTGGGCACCATTATGAATAAGCTGTTGGTCGACGGAAACTTCTACGGTGGGCTTGCACAGGGTATCGGCCTTGCGCTTACCGAGGATTTTGAGGATCTCACTAAGCACACCAATCTCTTGCGGTGCGGTATCCCGTATCCCAACGATATCCCCGACGATATCGAGCTACACTATATTGAAACTTATCGCCCAGAAGGCCCCTACGGTGCAGCTGGCTGCGGCGAAGCACCACTGGATGCGCCGCACCCGGCCATCCTGAACGCAATCTATAATGCTACCGGCGCTCGGATTACCCGCGTCCCGGCTAAGCCCGAAGTTGTTCTTGAGGCGTTGAAAAAACTGTAA
- a CDS encoding XdhC family protein, translating to MRNMCRTIAEKLRLGEDLVLVTVIASSGATPRGAGARMLIGKEGRICGTIGGGAVELRSEHIASDVLKEKQSGEHDFSLTKDDVQNLGMICGGAVNVLFRYIPAGDADTLRITEEAERRFKDGDDLWLLAEISDGGRLGLYSKKKGFFGIDAPDWVSKMLTRHPQRQMCEGRDFYVEQIYSSGRVYIFGCGHVAQQLVPVLQHVDFRCVAMDDRPEFADPAVIPSAESVMLIDFERIADFVTIGEEDYVCIMTRGHAYDLTVQAQILKTPAYYIGVIGSAAKKASVYKSLYEMGFTKTDTDRITSPIGLAIKAETPAEIAISIAGQMIAQRALRNAK from the coding sequence ATGAGAAACATGTGCAGAACCATAGCCGAAAAACTCCGCTTGGGAGAAGACCTTGTGCTCGTCACCGTCATCGCTTCTTCAGGTGCCACGCCTAGGGGCGCAGGCGCGCGGATGCTCATCGGAAAAGAGGGGCGTATCTGCGGAACCATCGGCGGCGGCGCGGTGGAGTTGCGCTCTGAACACATTGCGTCCGACGTTTTAAAAGAAAAGCAATCAGGGGAACATGATTTTTCGTTAACCAAGGATGACGTGCAGAATCTGGGTATGATCTGCGGTGGTGCAGTTAATGTGCTTTTTCGCTATATCCCCGCAGGTGACGCCGATACACTCCGAATCACAGAGGAAGCGGAGCGCCGTTTTAAAGACGGCGATGATCTCTGGCTCCTCGCTGAAATATCCGATGGCGGCAGACTGGGGCTCTACTCCAAAAAGAAAGGATTTTTCGGTATTGATGCACCGGATTGGGTTAGTAAAATGCTCACCCGGCATCCCCAGCGGCAGATGTGCGAAGGCCGCGACTTTTATGTTGAACAAATTTACTCTTCCGGCAGAGTTTATATTTTCGGCTGCGGTCATGTGGCCCAGCAGCTGGTGCCGGTGCTTCAGCACGTAGATTTTCGCTGTGTGGCCATGGACGACCGTCCGGAATTTGCTGATCCCGCTGTCATCCCGTCGGCCGAATCGGTCATGCTAATCGACTTTGAAAGAATTGCCGATTTCGTTACCATCGGCGAGGAGGATTACGTCTGCATCATGACCCGCGGACACGCTTATGATCTGACCGTTCAGGCGCAGATTCTTAAAACGCCCGCCTATTATATCGGTGTTATCGGCAGCGCCGCCAAGAAAGCCAGTGTTTACAAAAGTCTCTATGAAATGGGCTTCACTAAAACGGATACCGACCGCATAACCTCTCCTATCGGCCTTGCTATCAAGGCCGAAACCCCGGCGGAGATTGCCATTTCTATCGCTGGACAGATGATAGCGCAGCGCGCTTTGCGCAATGCAAAATGA
- a CDS encoding nucleoside-triphosphatase, giving the protein MKRRLFLSGPIGCGKSTLIRSALGGLAKSAGGFVTERAFDKNGLLIGFNLLPACSIACLNRQCTALSFLNFSGGKAQRNNDVFRLDAVRLLTEAMTKPFAIIDEFGGYELLVPEFSQALMAFLESNIPCVGVLKAPAASEALRTSVSLPSEYLDIAAKLRAALKSDPDAEILETSGRGDRNAQATLRAWMEEYANVE; this is encoded by the coding sequence ATGAAAAGACGGCTTTTTCTTTCCGGGCCGATCGGCTGCGGAAAATCGACACTCATACGAAGTGCGCTGGGCGGGTTAGCGAAATCCGCGGGCGGTTTCGTCACCGAACGTGCTTTTGATAAAAATGGGCTTCTCATCGGTTTCAACCTGCTTCCTGCCTGTTCCATCGCCTGCTTAAACAGACAGTGCACGGCTTTGAGTTTTCTTAACTTTTCCGGTGGTAAAGCACAGAGAAATAACGATGTGTTTCGTTTGGATGCAGTTCGGCTGCTCACCGAGGCAATGACAAAGCCCTTCGCAATCATCGATGAGTTCGGCGGGTATGAGCTACTCGTCCCCGAGTTTAGCCAAGCCTTGATGGCATTTCTCGAAAGCAATATTCCCTGTGTTGGTGTATTGAAAGCACCCGCAGCGTCAGAAGCCCTTCGTACCAGTGTATCGCTACCGTCTGAATATTTGGACATCGCGGCAAAACTGCGCGCGGCACTTAAATCGGATCCCGACGCCGAAATTCTAGAGACTTCAGGCAGAGGCGATAGAAATGCGCAGGCCACGCTTCGGGCGTGGATGGAGGAGTATGCAAATGTTGAATAA
- a CDS encoding TylF/MycF/NovP-related O-methyltransferase: protein MEIYVWGTGCAASELIGKAIAAENVTAFVDTYAPQTGMAFFLSRPVITPEKLKDQDYDLVIVASRHSQEIMKQCQRLGLDLSRLFFLYNNYVVEDLNQNYELVKSVLPKGFLREVKNRYRVIRTDGSGDLTNGCGQMDDYIRLRTLELAAAEIEHRGVAGSVAELGVFKGGFAKCLNRVFPGRTLYLFDTFTGFDSGEAKREKKAENCSEAFVEAHKNTGEKRVLDMMPYPENVVVKKGLFPASLKGLEDTYVFVSLDVDFEDSIYNGLCYFYPRLSPGGYIFLHDYNSPQLKGVRDAVNRYESEKGIRLSAVPLCDINGTLVITV from the coding sequence GTGGAGATTTATGTTTGGGGAACAGGATGCGCCGCCAGCGAGCTTATCGGGAAGGCAATTGCAGCAGAAAACGTGACGGCCTTCGTAGACACTTATGCTCCCCAGACGGGGATGGCGTTTTTTCTGAGTAGGCCGGTGATTACACCTGAAAAGCTAAAAGATCAGGACTATGACCTAGTGATTGTTGCCAGTAGGCATTCTCAAGAAATTATGAAACAGTGCCAGCGTCTGGGGCTGGATCTTTCTCGACTGTTTTTTCTTTACAACAACTATGTTGTGGAAGACCTTAACCAAAACTACGAACTCGTTAAAAGCGTGCTACCAAAGGGTTTTCTCCGCGAGGTTAAAAACCGGTACAGAGTCATTAGAACCGATGGGAGCGGTGACTTGACAAACGGTTGCGGTCAGATGGACGATTATATCCGTCTTAGGACGCTTGAGCTTGCAGCCGCGGAGATCGAACACCGCGGTGTTGCCGGTTCGGTGGCTGAACTGGGGGTTTTCAAAGGCGGATTCGCCAAATGCCTCAACAGGGTGTTTCCTGGCAGGACGCTTTATCTTTTCGATACCTTCACAGGGTTCGACAGTGGCGAAGCTAAGCGGGAAAAAAAGGCGGAAAACTGCAGCGAGGCATTTGTTGAAGCCCATAAAAATACTGGTGAAAAGCGGGTCTTGGACATGATGCCCTACCCTGAAAACGTAGTCGTGAAAAAGGGGTTGTTTCCGGCTTCGCTGAAGGGGCTGGAAGATACATATGTTTTTGTTTCCCTAGACGTCGATTTTGAAGATTCGATCTATAACGGACTTTGTTATTTTTACCCGCGCCTCTCTCCGGGAGGATATATTTTTTTACATGATTACAATTCGCCTCAGCTAAAGGGTGTCAGGGATGCCGTGAACCGATACGAATCTGAAAAAGGCATCCGACTGAGTGCGGTTCCCTTGTGTGATATTAACGGGACACTCGTCATAACCGTCTAA
- a CDS encoding 4Fe-4S dicluster domain-containing protein, protein MAMEERSTRIYRQQQMLSKEALTEIENLCIHEQPAYCVAACPFKLDAKQMVRAVAGGDFAKALALYEKITPFVHILSAGCEAPCEQKCKLCEAGEGIAIHELERAVARFGKSPKNKGLLRFKKRKSVAIFGSSLFSLFLAGELAKKAYPLTIYCDEPDAAAFVAAGASFLDSDGLNAEVETLQSMDITFRFGTKLTAQLFEQKKTAYDIVGASPRLLSGFWPGFEVDEATMLCKEVQVISTPVGAQGVLASLFGAKKAALTVDRLAQNLDPRSSRGDEGASETALITNMDSVAGSCRIHCEKEGYTKEDAITEAKRCIQCSCTECVKGCVYLQHYKKYPKVLTREIYNNVSIIMGDHMMNKPINSCALCGQCAVVCPNGYDMADICLMARRNMVTTDKMPLAPHEFALLDQMFSNEEAFLCKPQPGFAKSKYVFFPGCQAAAIAPDTVRAVYLDLSSRLEGGVALLLGCCGAISEWAGRYQMYDEAVAFIDARLKELGNPAVIAGCPTCKKMLSQHYDGEIVGIWDVLEEIGLPKGAQKISRPVAMHDSCGARGDAHTQQTIRKLAGKLGCELVETEFSGDTSPCCGYGGLVMYANREVAHEMAQMCVNRTDAPYITYCMACRDRFAREGRESRHILELIYGTNAGEPPDISEKRYNRLMLKNGLLHEIWGEEILEMTCEFPITFMPEALKLMDDRMILKEDVIKVMESFRETEEAIFDSESGLMITRKRIGNVTFWVKYEEQDGGYLIHSAYSHRMKIDSSQ, encoded by the coding sequence ATGGCTATGGAAGAACGCTCCACAAGAATCTACAGGCAACAACAGATGCTGTCCAAGGAGGCCCTCACAGAGATTGAGAACCTCTGTATACACGAACAGCCCGCCTACTGTGTGGCTGCGTGCCCCTTTAAGCTGGATGCCAAGCAGATGGTGCGCGCCGTTGCCGGCGGCGATTTTGCAAAGGCACTGGCGCTTTATGAGAAGATTACACCTTTTGTCCATATTCTGTCCGCAGGCTGTGAGGCACCCTGTGAACAGAAATGTAAATTGTGTGAGGCTGGAGAGGGTATCGCGATCCATGAGTTGGAGCGTGCGGTAGCAAGATTCGGTAAATCTCCAAAAAACAAAGGGCTTTTGCGTTTTAAAAAGAGAAAAAGTGTTGCAATATTTGGTTCCTCACTGTTCTCACTCTTTCTTGCCGGAGAACTGGCAAAAAAAGCGTATCCGCTCACCATCTATTGCGATGAACCTGACGCCGCAGCGTTTGTAGCTGCTGGGGCGAGTTTTCTTGACAGCGATGGGCTAAATGCGGAAGTTGAAACCCTACAGTCGATGGATATTACTTTCAGGTTTGGCACCAAGCTAACCGCCCAGTTGTTCGAGCAGAAAAAGACAGCATACGATATTGTTGGCGCATCACCGAGACTACTTAGTGGTTTTTGGCCCGGCTTTGAAGTTGATGAAGCGACGATGCTCTGCAAAGAGGTACAGGTCATTTCGACACCTGTCGGAGCACAGGGCGTCCTCGCTTCGCTATTTGGCGCGAAGAAAGCCGCACTGACGGTGGACCGGCTGGCACAGAATCTTGATCCACGAAGCAGTCGCGGAGACGAGGGCGCTTCGGAAACGGCACTCATAACTAATATGGACAGTGTGGCGGGTTCCTGCCGCATTCACTGCGAGAAGGAAGGATACACAAAAGAGGATGCAATTACGGAAGCAAAGCGTTGCATCCAGTGCAGCTGCACGGAGTGCGTCAAGGGCTGTGTCTATTTACAACACTATAAAAAATATCCCAAGGTACTCACGCGAGAGATTTATAACAACGTCAGCATCATCATGGGCGATCATATGATGAATAAACCGATAAATTCCTGTGCGCTCTGCGGACAGTGTGCCGTCGTCTGTCCCAACGGGTATGACATGGCAGATATATGCCTCATGGCAAGACGCAACATGGTGACCACGGACAAAATGCCGCTGGCTCCCCATGAGTTTGCGCTGCTCGACCAGATGTTTTCAAATGAAGAAGCTTTCCTCTGCAAACCCCAGCCGGGTTTTGCAAAGAGCAAATATGTTTTTTTTCCAGGCTGTCAGGCAGCGGCGATCGCGCCGGATACCGTGAGGGCGGTCTATCTTGACCTCTCCTCTCGGCTCGAGGGTGGTGTAGCGCTTCTTTTGGGGTGCTGTGGCGCGATTTCCGAGTGGGCTGGGCGGTATCAGATGTACGACGAGGCGGTGGCGTTTATCGACGCAAGGTTAAAGGAGCTTGGAAATCCCGCCGTGATTGCCGGCTGTCCCACCTGCAAAAAGATGCTTTCACAACACTACGATGGAGAGATTGTCGGCATCTGGGATGTGTTGGAGGAAATCGGCCTGCCAAAAGGTGCACAGAAAATTTCTCGCCCCGTTGCCATGCACGATTCCTGCGGTGCGCGGGGGGACGCCCACACCCAGCAGACAATTCGGAAACTCGCCGGAAAATTGGGTTGTGAGCTTGTGGAGACGGAATTTTCCGGCGATACCTCGCCCTGTTGCGGATACGGTGGGTTGGTGATGTATGCCAACCGCGAGGTGGCCCATGAGATGGCGCAGATGTGCGTTAACCGTACCGACGCGCCATATATCACCTACTGCATGGCCTGCCGAGACAGGTTTGCCCGAGAGGGAAGGGAATCTCGGCATATTCTGGAACTCATATATGGAACCAATGCCGGTGAGCCGCCAGATATCAGCGAAAAGCGTTATAACAGGCTGATGCTGAAAAACGGGCTGCTGCACGAGATATGGGGGGAGGAAATTTTAGAAATGACATGCGAGTTTCCAATAACATTTATGCCCGAAGCGCTAAAGTTGATGGACGATCGAATGATTCTAAAGGAGGATGTAATTAAAGTCATGGAATCCTTTAGAGAAACCGAGGAAGCCATTTTTGATTCCGAGTCCGGGCTAATGATCACCCGTAAGCGCATTGGCAACGTAACGTTCTGGGTGAAGTATGAAGAGCAGGACGGCGGCTATCTCATCCATAGCGCATATAGCCACAGAATGAAGATTGATTCTAGCCAGTGA